GACGATGGTCTGGCCTGGCCAGAGAAAGGGAATAACGCCCAGACAGAAGAGGCCTGTAAtgcctctcttcctccactgGGGACATCCGAAACccttcacacacagaacacTCCCTTCGCCCTGCACCTCCCTCCCAGGTCCCGTCTTCTCCGCATCGCTGATTAACGGGCTGCTTCACAGCGTTGTGTACACAGGAAGAAGGTTTTGCCATAAAATCTGTTGTTGCTTGAAGTTCGGACGACCAATCGCCTCACTAACAAAGTAATCTGTAACTATACTTATAGCTGATTCATTGTTTGATTGTGTCTGCACGCAAAAATGCCAAATGTTTACTGGTACTGGCTGCTCAGAGGATTTCTACGTTTCTCTGTTTTGGTAAACTGATGGACACAGAATGATCTAGAccttaattgattaattaagaAATGCTCAGCAGGTTAATTGATATCTTTTTATAGttatgcttgtgttttttttttattttaaagaaccCGAGGGGAAAGGTTAGCGTATCTTCATGAGGGGTGATAAATGTAAGCCATCGCTCTTGTGTTgtttgtaaaaagaaaaacttgAAGTGCCTTCTTTCATTCCTGCTTGTTTAAACCTTTCtctatgtgtgtatatgtgttccTGTATTGTATTGGTCATACACACCGTGTCCTGATCATCATGCTTGATGTGGTACAGATGTTCTCATCAGAGCGATACTACAGCTGTATGTGCGTCCCCGTGGGACACGATGGGCTCGCTGCTGTCTGAAATTCAGACCCCCTCAGCATGTGTTCTCTAACTTATTTTCAGTGTGTTCTTGTGACAGTGAGCCAAGTGTTCAATGCTAACTGTAAGCGTTGTGCCACAAAATGCTTCAGATACTGCTCAAACGGGTCATATGTGAGGTCAGAGGGCGACTTTCAAATCACATCGTTTCATTGGGCTGAAGAATAAAAAGTCctttgggttgtttttttgGTACATCTAGTCAGGTGGTTTAATGAGGAAACATTCACCCTCAATTGAAAAATATAAAGGAGGAGTTCAATAAAGACATGTTTGCTGCCAACTGGGATCTGCAAGTCTGGGTTTTCACTCTGTTGGAACACATACAAACCACAGACTGAAAGACatgaaaaatattttctttattacaaTATTCTCCACATGTACCTGTTAGTAAAAAGGTGCATTGCTGCGTTAGTGAACTGTGCAACGTAGTGTTGTAATCAatataaaaaacactttaaattaaGCCAAGTCATAGTTTTGGACATGCTCATTCTTCCGTGTCCATAATCCTGAAGAAGCTGAAAATTAgaagatgtttatttttattttttaaaactcCACATCACTACAAACACGTCCCTTTTTGATCCTAGTGAACATGAACTATTCAGTCATAACAACAATCACAATTCCACAAATCATCAAGGACCATATGAATGACTCACCGCTACATAATATGCGTTTGTATGAATGAAGTCAATGTCATGAGTGAAGGAtgaacagttaaaaaaaaaacttccagtAGCTGTACTCGGTGCAATGCAcgagtggaaaaacaaatgtacaAAGTCCTTTTAAATATTCACAAGTTAAACTAATTACAACCAAAAATATTTAAGGCGTCTTCAGTTGAAATCTGTACAATCACATATAATTAACGATTAGCCCTTTAGGGAGAAGAACAGAAAGCAGAACAAGTTGGGTGTTAATGCTTCATTAGTCGACGGCGCTAAAGGCTGCAGCTGAGGGACACGGTGGTTTAATGTTGATGTGGGATGAGATGAACAtcaaaaaaaagacagaacgCTTGACTGGAGTGGTGTTCGTGAGAGAAGCCTTTTACAAAGCCAGTCGCAGTTTTCAGCATTAACACGTCGTTACCCCGTCGCCGAGCTCTCTGACAGCCTGTAAACGTCATTGCACTTATTTTGAGGTTTTCAAGGTTTTGTTCTTAAAAGAAATTTGTATTAATTAATTTTGCATTTTCAAACCCAGATGCACAACCAATTAGATCtcattaatttaataaatacaaaaaaagagtaaaaaatTTGAGCGGGCGCTCTGTTCAGCCTGGCCAAGTATTGAAGGTTTGTCATATCTTTCTGAATTTAGTAAACTGGAGACAATCAtaattaatgactattaaagcaGATATAATTTGGTATTTGGCCAAGCTCAACGTACCCATTTTGGTATTTCAGTTAAATTTCGTCTTCTTGAACTGTTTTTGATTTTAGTTTTGGTGTTGTTTTAGTGCGAGGCAATCACTTTGTCAAGGCTGCAGTGGCTCTGGGACGAAGGTCTGACCTCGTCGTTGTCTGCTTCCAGGAGCGGGGAGAGGTCTGTGtctccccccgcctcctcccgccgGGCAAGCCGTCAGTCGCGGTGGCTGTCGCCCGGGGGCGTGATGCTGAAGACGCGAATGCGCAGGTGGGAGGCGATCTGGAGGCACACGCCTGTACAGTACCGCGTCAGATCCAGGAGAGAGAGAACCTGTGGAAAAGTCATCACATGCTTCTTTAGTGGCCGTGAACCAGTCCTTTGTGGGTTGGCATGTCATTTGACACTATTTCCTCTAAATGGTCTCAGTATGTGCACATTCCATCAGCCGCCCACACAGGTGCAGCTTCCTGATTAGATCAGTCCAGTGCAGCACGAACCAGGCCTGAAATGACAACTGTGTCAACTGTTCCTGGTGAATTCAGTAGGTTCAGTAACACAGACCCACCCAACCTGAGCCAACGTTTAAGCAGAGTAACTCTAAACACCTGTGAGAGCGTGCATGGACTCCAGAGGTTACAGCACTTACAGATATAGAGAAAAAGAAGTAAGATGCAAATCTGtgtcacaaagaaaaaaaactgtgatgaataaaattaattatGTTATGTAACTGTATTAGATTAAGGGTTTTGTTCCTAATCAGCAGGACAGAGCTACTATGAAGAAGGAAACCGTCTACTTTGAAGGTATGTATGTCTGTATTAATTAACTTTAATTTGTAATAACACGTGTCTCGGTCTCGTACTGACCATGGCGATCCAGAGAACTATGTGCTCGTCGATGAAGCTGTTGAAGTACTggttgaggaagaggaggctgggGCCTATAAAGGCTGTGTCTGGCAGGTGCAGCTCACTCTTCGTCATGTGCGCTATCTACACAGGAGACAGTGAGAGCATTAACCACGGTTTGCACCGAGTCACGGGATCAGTCGCAGGGTGCGTAGACGTACCACCAGCTTGTTGGAGATCTTGGCGATCACCATGCCGAAGGCGAGCAGGTACAGGCAGGGGTGATGCTCGAACAAGTGGCTTGACGACTTCTTGAAAATGATGAAGGCCAGTGTGAGAACGAGGCCGATGTGCAAACCGGGAGTCAGCACACTGGTGTCCTGAACAGAGGGCACGTCATTAAGGATGCATCATAGTCCATCAACCATACAGGTGTTTAACTGTGCGTGTGGACTTACAGCTACGGTGGAGCCGTTTTTGCCCACACCTCCATTTAAAATGACATAGAAGTAGTTGTAGCAGGAGTAGAGAGCTCCTCCAATGATGCCCAGGATGGGGAAGATGTACATCTTGAGGCCAATGACGGGCAACTGTGGAAACACACCGTAGTCATTTGGTCTGAGGACACGAAGGCCTCGTCCTCGAAGGAAGAAGAAAGGTGCTCGTATGGAAGCTGCAGTCATGCCGAGCGTGATGGGAGGGCGAAGCGGGTGACATTATCAGCTATTGGAGCCAGACCATGTCCGACGGATGACCTGCTGCCATGGCATTAGCTACCCATATTTACCTTCTCACTTCCCTCATGTGTTGTTAAGTGAAGCCTCCAAAGGCAGCACAGAGTAAAAGTAAAGCAcattctatttaaaaaaacactagtACTAAAAACTAGAGACTGATCAATATAGTGTAAAAACTACACTCAAGGAGAAACCCcactgttcctgtgtgtgtacagcgtgtGAGAAAGGGATTATTGTCACATACCGTAGCTTGCCAGAGGCTCACGCCGCCAAAAGCCGACATCAGATACATGATCATGATGGCAAACTGCACCTCTGTGACGTCAACCCTGTGAGGAAGGCGACAGGGAGCCGCGTCGTCAGAGAAGAGCAGCGCTGAGGAATAacgcgagtgtgtgcgtgactTACAGGCCGAAGCGCAGCGTTCCAGACACGTAGGTCTGCCAGTGGGCACagaagaacatgaacatccCGATGAAGCCGCAGAAGAAGATCCAGTTCGGTAAAGCGCCGATGCCACAGGAAATGCATGTCCCCACAGCAACAAAGACTGAAGGGCAACAAAAACAATGTGACCCTGACATTCTGGTGCTGGGATTTTGTTCCATTTAGACTTGATGTTTGTGTAAGCACCTGTGGAGACGGCGTCACAGCCATGGTCAAAGAGCTCTCCGAGGGGCGAGCTGCTGTTGGTCCTCCGCGCTTGTTTCCCATCAATAGCATCCAGAGACTGATAGATAAAGAGGCCCAGCGCACTCAGGATGAAGGCCCATGCTGGCGCcttgagagaggaggaggaggacaaaaagACTATTTATTGCTTCGgttctgtttgtgtgaaagGCATAAACCTGAAATAAACTGTTTGTTTATCAGTTATTACATCAAATAAAAAGATCCTTCACCCCAACAATTACAGTATCCTTCTTTACTTTTTGGTAGGTTTAGACTGACTGCACAGGACGGCTGACACCAGAGTTGGTTCCTCCAACTAGGATGAAGGTTATGGACCATCTGGACACTTGAGCGAGCCAACGGTGTGTTTACCAatgcaatgtgtgtgtgcttgtgagAGAGATAGATTTCCCAGAGAGTTCAAGAATCCCACGCTGTCTACAGTAAATATTCAGAGACCCTGCTGCTTTCCTCTAGAGCAGGGGTCTGCacccctggtcctcgagagccagtGTCCTGGTGGTTTTCCAATTCTCCCCGCTGATTaccttgttcaggtgtgtcagttagctgctgattggataAACACACCGGGTCAAGGTCAAGATACTGTCTGTCAAAGACCAGGGTTGCAGACTCCTCCTCTAGAGGCCACAGTCAAAGGGTCTGTGCTCTGAGAGTGGATGTTTGCTTtcctcactgactgactgtaaCAGCAGAGGAAAGTGACAGTGACAGCACATTGCACGGACTGTGGACCTGGTTGCAAGGTGTAAcgctgataaacacacacacacacacacacacacacacacacacacacactcctatgGAGGAGATAAGTGGACCATAGGTCGCCTGCCAGCTCAGAGAGATGTTCCAAGGATCAGCCTTGTATTTTAAGCAAAACAGTAGTTGTGTGTCTAGGGCAATTTCACAAAACAACTAGTTCCTTGTTGATTTACTGACTAGTCCGTGTTCATGGTAACTGAGCAAAAGAAGCTGGCTTCTGCGTTGTGTCACCAACCGCGTCCGGGTAAACACGACGTCAAAGCTGACAAGTTTCCAAGTACGCAAAAAGACCACGTGACCCGTCTAGTCCCAGTATAGTCCTCCCATTGAGGGGCGCGATTAAAACTGTCTACTGAAAACACGTTCTGATTAAGGTTCTGCCCTGAATTATCAAGCTTAAAACTGTAATCGGCGTCAGGAGCAACACGCATTAAGGAAgcagaaatgtgaaaaacactATTATTGACCTGGGGGCTGGAATGTAAAACGGATTAAAAACGTAGCCTCCAGGGATTAAAATTGTAACTGAATTTGTGGGCTTGCATTGATATGGACTGAGCAGATGTCCTCGTTAATGTAATTAAGCCAACATCTGAATTGAGGATTGGTGCCCGGGGACACGTCATTAGGGTTTGTTCTGTCAACTTCAGCGCTTACTCACCTCCTCTTTGGCCGTGGGACAATAATACACAAGAATCACCGTGGACACTATGTTGACCAGCAGTCCCACTATAGTCAGCGTGTTGGGTGCGACCCATGTCGGGATCTGCTGGACCAGCCAGTTCCAGTAGATCTGGCACGGCGGCTCGAACAGGGACCGACCAGACGCGCTGTACTTGTGCTCCTCCAAGCGCTTGAGTTGTGCGGGTGACAGCGGCTCCGGCCACAGGAAATGTGGCATCGTTCAAACGCCTCCTCACGCGTCGAATTACCGTCAGAAAACGTCCAAATCGCCTCGACTGGTGCCCCGGACAGGCCTAGTTTCTCTCTGTTGACTCCAAGAATTAAGGGCTCATTTGGCATTTATAGCTGACTCGAGGAGGCCATTTCCACAGCGGAACCAAAGAATGTCGATAGCACGTACGTTTCCGATCGAGCCGACAGGAAGTGAGGTACCGGAAGCTAATAATATAACTGTGCACTACGATCCTTACATATtgtatgtaaaatgtaattacaaaaaacaaatgccATAGTAAGTGTTtgcccatttaaaaaaaatctaaaaaaaactcatttttTCCTATTTCCTgttctaaaaatatattttttagcGTTAAGTAATTTATAAAttcactaataataataataataataataataataataataataataataataataataataataataataataataataataattgatgatcatcaataataataatcatcaataataatagaataaaatgaaatgtaattttatttaaaatatcttTGCCTTTAAAACAGCCATATCTTTTTAAATACTCTTGAAAAGTAAACTATAATTAAATAGGACTGCTTGAAATGATAGAAGCATTTTGACACAGCTTTGGTTTTCCATACGTAACcataatatttacaatattccTATAAAAATTCAAATATCAGCATGGTTTCTGAGTGTTGgcttttctgctctttgtcttaGGTAAGAGGTAAAACTTAAAGACAGGAGTAAATCTGAGTATGTTTGGATTTCATCTGTATATTTTTGTAAAGTTTGCATTAATCAGCCACAATATAATTTCTGAATGTACTTTAATTGTAATCCACATGTCTTAATTACAAAGTTAAAGGCTTTCACACATGACTGAGGTTCAATCAAGCCTCAAGTGCAGTGTGAATTCAAAAATCATGTGTCATGCAGAATATGTAATGGACTGTGCATAAACGTCTACATTTTCACAAATAAATAACCacaaaaaagtgaaataaacatTCACATTAACATGATTTGTCTTCAAAAGAAGACTCAACATATTCATTTACTGTGTCTAATGTTGCTAAAAGCTTTACTGTCTGTATAAAAATACCTTGATGTCATACAAACACCAAACTATAGTTATACATTCCCCCAAAACACTGCCAACATGCATCTGAGCTGACACGGAGACTTTCAAACGCAACCACGTGACAAAAAAAATGGCTTTTATTTTCTACAGTAACTAGctccacacctgcacacagcaTGCCACACCACAGTACACCCCTCCCCACACCTCTTGATCCATCTTGCTATCCACCTtcaagctgctgacgtcagcagcttagaAAAGAATATCACTTAAGTGtcttattgcacatttgttactTGTCCTGCTCGACAATTTTTGTCTCGTTCATGTACTTGTCAATCAAGTTTAGGGGCACTCCACGCTGCATGAGTTCGAAGAAGCTGAAACCTCCTAGAGGACAAGAGGAAAAAGGCTTTTATAATAGTGTTGGGAGggagaaggaagaaaaggaaggagacaCGCAGAATGCAAAGAGACCAGGAGTTCAGACATAGTCAGAATAACCCAGAGTTAGTTTTATTCACTTGATCCTTTGCACTTTTATTCAACACcagccaagaaaaaaaaaacacatactgGTATGCATACGTATTTGCTCATAGCATCACACTGCCTCACCATTTGCTGCTCAGGATTTCTCTGCAGGTTAGAAAGTTTGCAAACATCTCTCTTTACTTACCTTTTCTGTGGCTCGAGTTAATGGATAGCTAAGGGAATCTCGGGAAAAGCTGTCATGCaaatcatgttttattaaagctCAGTTTCCCTTTTTCGTCCTGCTTTTGTAGAGAAAGACGCTACAGTCCCACGGTGTGAGAAAAGCGAGGTTACGGATGCCGGTTGGAGGATGCATAATGAATGACATAAGCTTCATATGCCAAATCCATATGAAAGCTTACCTTCTATGAGAACATACATTCACAATTCTTGCATTTGGActgggggagagagaagagaataGGGGTTAACAAAATGTTTACATGGAGTTATATGTGTGCATCAGGGAGAACCGCTGAATTATTACTGGGCTCTTATATGAGGAGTTAACTGTGTGGCTTAAAGACGACGCTGGAATCTGTGGAGAACAAGAACATCACAGCTCTGTATGTTATGCCTACTGAGGTGTGACCGTGTGTTTATGAACAGGATGAACTGGATAGGACACAGGTGATAAACCTCTACATGTGGTGAAGATGAAGAAGTGTCACCAGATATTATGTGAACACACATgaacagattattattattatgatgccATTTCTCTTTTTATCAGCTAAGACTTTATTTTTGAATGTTTAAATGGTGCAGCTGGATTTAgtatatttctgcttttatctcAGCTACTGGTTACTTAACACGTCAGGACCAAATCCAGATACTTACATGTCGTCGCCTTACGTGTGCTCAGCCCAATAGAAGACTGTGAGACAGCTCAAACACTACAATACGCAGCTGGTTTCCCAAAGTTGTGTTGTTTAAGAATATTATTAGATTATAATTAACTAATTATTAATCCTAAAATAAACCagtgttatttttcttttttatgcaAATATTCAGTAATCTAAAAAAGAGGTGTGTTGTTATTAACCAACagataaattaaacaaaactaaCGTTGAGAAACCAGATTTGACTGTTGACAGATACTCAGGGAGGTGGCTCCTGTgccacactgacctttgacctccagcttGCAGTCCACTTGGGCTTCTCCCAGGTCATTGATGGCCTTGCAGGTGTATAAGCCTCCGTCATAAGGACTGGGCTTCCTGATCTCCAGAGTGCATACTCCCTGGTTGCTGAACATGCGGTAGCGTGGGTCGTCTAAGATGATGATCTTATTCTTCATCCAGACCACTTTGGCCTGCAGTAGATGAATATGGATGTCATAAATATGTCACTCAGATTATCTAAACCACACAGCAGCCACCCACCCTCGGGTTTGCACGGACGCTACAGTTCAGAGTAGTGTTGTAACCGGCAATGGCGAACGTGTTGATGAGCGGCTGCGTGAACTTCGGCGCCTCCTTAAAGTCGCGGTCGTTGTACTCGGGCGTCTTCACCTGCAAGCCTGTGGGGGGAAGGGTAAAGGAACGGGGTTGTGCATGATACTGGCACTGAGCGGTATCATGTGGGGGGCTCCCTATGTGATGAGGGAAAGACAACGTTGGTTTATTTATCATGGTCTCGGACAGTGACACCAGCGTTCAAGGGCCTGTCAGTCATAGACCAACCCACATAGCTTTGAAGGTGAGGGTGGAAAACATCACTGACAGTACCTTtcagaaaacagctgtggaaATAAACAGGCAGCAAATTATTCGATATGTCTGATGTTTGTTTTCGTTTTGGAAGCATTTTCCCAGTTTACGACAGAGTGACCTCAGACGCTGTCTTGCTACCGCCACTCTACCTTCTTTGACGATCAGGGCGCTCTTCTTGGTTTGAGTGGCAGCTTCACTCAGGCCGCACATATTCTCCGAGAAGATCCTGAAGAAGTACTCGTTGCCGACCACCAGCTCGGTGATGGTGATGCAGGTGCGGTGGTAGTGTTCGATGCATGTGAACCATTCCTGCAAAGTGGAGTCAAGCATGTGGCTGAAGTGTGGACTTTTGCCACATTTGTGTCATTTCAGCCAGTAAACTCTTTTGCTACCATCGTCTTCTTGTCCGCCTTTTGAATGGTGTAGCCTGTTATTGGAGCGTTGCCGTTGTCTTTGGGAGGGGTCCAGACCAGAGCAACGTTTCCTCCCCACACATCTTCAATTGTGACACACTGAGGGGGTCCAGGCAGGTCTAATAGCCAGAGAAGAACCCGCACACTTAATGTAGAGTACCGGTCTTAAAAATCGATAGAAGTCACAGTTTTTATCCCTCTTTATGCCAATATTGATCCATTTACTCACCTACAATCTGTATGTCTATTATTGCTGTGTCCTTATGGTTTTCAACCTGCACTGTCATCTCATACTTCCCAGAGTGGCTGCGTTCGGCCTTACGGATGAAGATGATGCTGTCACAGTCTGTGTTACGGATGCTGACGTGCGAGGGCTCTATGGGTTTGCCCTCCTTCAGCCAGGTGACCTTCGGCCGCGGTTTGCCCTGCAGCGTCGGATGGGTTAGTATTTGGAATAAAGGTGTGGCAGATACTGTAGAAACTGCATTCATGGTGGGCTGATTTACCATGAAAGGCACCACAAGGTTGACTGTTTCTCCAACTCTGCGGGTGTATGTCTGCTTGAGGTGTCGGGGGACGCGGATCTTGGGTGGTTCTGTGGGGAAATGAACCTCAGGTTGTAGGTTTGAGGTAAAGTAAGATTGTAGGTGTTAAGGCTTCACTCACCAATGACTTCTTTGACCAGGATAGAGTGCTGAAGCGTCCGAGGAGCGCTGGCTCCGGCGGCGTTGATGGCCTTGACTCGCACTAAAATCTTGCACCCTGGGCTCAGACCAGTGATCGTGTATTTGGTCTTTTCAGTCAGTTCCTTGTTGGATACCACCCAGTCAttggctgcagaggaaaaataATGTTAGGAGGCATAATTGCACCAGCTGGCAACGACAACAGGCCTGTCTGTATGTTTTCTTTGTGCTTGGTCACGGTGAGTTAATGCTGATTCTATCCTGCCCTCAGTCTTCATCTGTCATGAGTTCTTTCTTACTATTTGCATGAACTGATTCGTGGTCTCTCTTACAATGTTTAGGTTGACTCACTTCCTTCGATGCAGTACTCCACCAAGTACCCATCCAGACCAGCAGCTCCGATGGTTTCTGGAGGACGCCATTTCACAGTCACTGTGGTGTCGGTGACGTCGTCCACAACCAGCATGGTGGGTTCGCtggtgacagctgtgtgtggaggcgTGTTCCAGTTATTTTTAGCTATTTGATTCACAACAATGCATGTAAAGGAGATGGCAAGGCATCCATAATGGTAAACGAGAAACAAGAGCAGTggtccctctctctgtctcattgGCTGCTGTTCTGGCCTTCTATTCTTGTATTCTGAATCACGGTCAACTCCTACTGCACTGCTGACAGACCTGATCTTCTAAACCTCTAATCCGCAGATGATTTGGCAGCCATTATAAGACATAGTTAATAACCCCCTCTAAAGCTGCGGTGCATGGAGTGGAGGTCACAGAATGTTTGGGATGGCGGTCCACGCGGAGGAACAGCTGTGTTGCTGGGGTACCAAGGTCAGATAACACATGCACTGTTCCAGGCCCACTCTTTGAAACTTTCTCCCACTAATATGAAGTACAGTAGTGGTTAGACAAACTGAAGCCTTATGTAAGGGTGTAATACCTCCCTAGAGAGATTATTGGCAGCTGTTCAGTCTGCTAAGTGGATATTCCAGGAGACTACTTACCAAGAGGGGTAAACGCTTTAGACGGTTCACTGGGCTTGGACACACCTATCGCATTGATGGCAAAGATCCTCACTTCATACGGCACACCTTCAATCATCTTCTTGGGCTCGAATGAGGTTTCTTTGATTAGGTCAAAGTTCAGTCTCATCCATCTGGAgctctgtttcttttttctctcaATAAAGTAACCTTTGAAGGGGATGAGAAGATCAGTATTGGATCATAATTTTATCCTCTTTCTTGTCTGGATGTACCGGTTAAATATATGACAGACTGCTTTTTTGCTGACGTTTGATCAAAGCTTTACCTAAAATTGGTGAACCTCCATCATATTTCGGAGGTTCCCATGTCATAGAACACCAGTCACCACCCACCACTGGGACTAGAGGAGCGTCTGGAGGATCCGGGATGTCTGCAGATGCCACAAAACCATACTTAGGCTTCAAAAAGCTTCCAGCTCTCCATGTGGTCTGCAGATTCAAATGTTTTGCAATCTCTTACCCACGACCTTGATTTTGATGCTGGCGGAGGCCTCTCCCGCCTCATTCTGCAGGACTATTTTGTAGTTTCCAGagtcctccctctctgtgatcTCAATCGTCAGACTCGTTTGGTCACCGTATGTTTCAGCTCGAACACGGTGGCCTGATTCAAGAATTACCTGAGGCATGATAGTTAATCACAAGCCTGAGATAAAGTCAGCAGacttttttaattgctttagGTGTAGAGatgtaaatatttgaaaatgtTTGGGTTGGTATCAAGTGTCTGTGAGAGATGCACTGAGCTCACCCGTTCTCCCTTCATCCACACCACTCGTGGTGCTGGTTCTCCACTAATGGGGATCTCCAAGCGAAGTTTGTTTCCTGCCACCACTGTCATAGTGTTGTCTGGGAGGTTCAAGCTGTCTAAGTGCACCCTAGGCGGGTCTGTCAAGAATAAAACAGACGTTGCACTCAACGGCTGAAACCACGTAGCAACACATGCAAACTGATGAGGAATCATTTCTGTACCAATGATGTGGATTTTGGCTGAGAGACTCTGTGAATATCCCTCAGGTACAAAGGTGTAATCTCCTGCATCATGAAGTGAGCTGGTCTCAATTTCAAGTCTGTGGACTCTGCAAACCAACCAAAAACATCAGTCAGTAGTTGCTTAATGCTGTTTGGGAGTCACGGCGTTAAGACGAGCAGACATACTTGTTTCTGTGTATGATGTTGATGCGGTCGTTGGGCTGGATCAGCTGCCCGTTCCTGTACCACCGGCCTGGGACGTTGCCTGGGAAGATCTCACAGTGCAGTTTGATGGGTTGGCCCAGCATCACCGTCATATCCTGCAGGTCCACGAAAACCTTTAGAGGTTTCACTGAAAGGAAAGTAGAGCATGATAGAGAAAATTAATCTTAAACACTATTTATTCAAGTAATAGAAACTGTTGTGATTCAGGATTCCACATACAGTCAACCTGTACGTGAGCCTCAGACGTGCCGCCAGTGGCCATGATGGAGTACGTTCCCGTATCCTCTCTGGAGGCATCATCAATCACCAAGTAGTGCTTGGTTCCCTCACTCTTAACCCGGTATCTGGAGCGCACGCCTGTTGGGACCTCAACGCCATTTTTCATCCTGCAGGACGAAGGAGCATTGTAAATTCTCTTGCACGTATGTTGATCACATAGCAGCAGTCTTGAGGCCGACACAGTTCTAAGTCTCACCATTTGACTTGAGCCCCTTCCTCTGACACCTCACACTCCAGCTCAATCCTCTCATTCACCGTAGTCTTCACAGGCTCTATACCTTTTATTATCTTAACGGGCAACTCTgcaggacagagcagcaggagggaacTGATCAGGGCCCAACTGGCATGTAAACAAGTCTGCAGCACATTCATGTACTTCTTGGTAAGTTGAGTTGTGAAAGGTTAATGACGTCACCTTTGACAAACAGCTCAGTGGTGCACTTCTCATCTCCTGCAGCTACAGCGTAGGCTGCATCATCGTTCATGGTGCAGTTGTTAATGACCATAATCCTCTGAGTGCCCTTATGCTCAAAAATATACCTGAACAGGAATTCAACTAGTTAAATCACCGGTAGGAGAAAAACAGTCAGACAGGACAGTTTGGAACGTAAAGATATGAATCTGTGTTGCTTCAAACTGTTAATTTGATTGAAAAAGCAAAAtatcacaaaatataaaataccgTATGAAAATA
Above is a window of Betta splendens chromosome 9, fBetSpl5.4, whole genome shotgun sequence DNA encoding:
- the mybpc1 gene encoding myosin-binding protein C, slow-type isoform X16, which encodes MPEPTKKDEMPNGQPEVWSLGEGQAPEDLDKPIDNPPLSILLIEKPQSASVPVGGDITFVAKVEAKDLLRKPTIKWFKGKWMDLASKTGKHLQLKETFERATKIHTFEMHIIKAKENYAGNYRCEVTYKDKFDSCSFDLEVKETEQGTQNIDIRSAFKRSSEGQEDAGELDFSGLLKHREPKQQDDTPEVDVWEILKNARPDEYEKIAFMYGITDLRGLLRRMKKIPKEEKKSEAFAKRLEPAYQVDKGGKIRLVVDLADPTVDLKWYKNGQEIRPTPNQRKYIFEHKGTQRIMVINNCTMNDDAAYAVAAGDEKCTTELFVKELPVKIIKGIEPVKTTVNERIELECEVSEEGAQVKWMKNGVEVPTGVRSRYRVKSEGTKHYLVIDDASREDTGTYSIMATGGTSEAHVQVDLKPLKVFVDLQDMTVMLGQPIKLHCEIFPGNVPGRWYRNGQLIQPNDRINIIHRNKVHRLEIETSSLHDAGDYTFVPEGYSQSLSAKIHIIDPPRVHLDSLNLPDNTMTVVAGNKLRLEIPISGEPAPRVVWMKGERVILESGHRVRAETYGDQTSLTIEITEREDSGNYKIVLQNEAGEASASIKIKVVDIPDPPDAPLVPVVGGDWCSMTWEPPKYDGGSPILGYFIERKKKQSSRWMRLNFDLIKETSFEPKKMIEGVPYEVRIFAINAIGVSKPSEPSKAFTPLAVTSEPTMLVVDDVTDTTVTVKWRPPETIGAAGLDGYLVEYCIEGTNDWVVSNKELTEKTKYTITGLSPGCKILVRVKAINAAGASAPRTLQHSILVKEVIEPPKIRVPRHLKQTYTRRVGETVNLVVPFMGKPRPKVTWLKEGKPIEPSHVSIRNTDCDSIIFIRKAERSHSGKYEMTVQVENHKDTAIIDIQIVDLPGPPQCVTIEDVWGGNVALVWTPPKDNGNAPITGYTIQKADKKTMEWFTCIEHYHRTCITITELVVGNEYFFRIFSENMCGLSEAATQTKKSALIVKEGLQVKTPEYNDRDFKEAPKFTQPLINTFAIAGYNTTLNCSVRANPRAKVVWMKNKIIILDDPRYRMFSNQGVCTLEIRKPSPYDGGLYTCKAINDLGEAQVDCKLEVKGGFSFFELMQRGVPLNLIDKYMNETKIVEQDK